One segment of Massilia sp. Se16.2.3 DNA contains the following:
- a CDS encoding MFS transporter has protein sequence MQSTNTYGGAGAAPVTAPCSGARNINARDGHISPSEIAVGVVIGRASEYFDFFVYAIASVLVFPQVFFPFADRLEGTLYAFTIFAFAFIARPFGTVISMIIQQRFSREIKLTIALFLLGTSTVVISFLPTYAQIGTTSIILLSLMRIAQGLAQGGSWDGLPSLLALNAPEHKRGWYAMLGQLSAPLGFLIAAGMFAYLLDNLQSDDFLIWGWRFPFFVAFAINVVALFARLRLVSTSEYSRLLDAHELDPAPVGELVRNQGSNIVIGALAALASYALFHLVTVFPLSWMQLYDTRPISGFLYIQMWGAAVAAVGILISGLVADKVGRRTTLGTLAALIAIFSAFVPMLIDGGESGQNAFILIGFGLLGLSYGQAAGAVTSNFEQRFRYTGAALTSDLAWLVGAAFAPLVALGLSANFGLGYVSLYLLSGAVGSLAALSLNRKLEIRD, from the coding sequence ATGCAAAGCACGAATACGTACGGCGGCGCAGGTGCCGCTCCCGTAACCGCTCCCTGCAGTGGAGCACGCAATATCAATGCCCGGGACGGCCATATCTCCCCGAGCGAAATCGCTGTCGGCGTGGTCATCGGCCGCGCTTCCGAGTATTTCGACTTCTTCGTCTACGCGATCGCCTCCGTGCTCGTCTTTCCACAGGTATTTTTCCCGTTTGCGGACCGGCTTGAAGGCACACTATACGCATTTACCATTTTTGCGTTCGCATTCATCGCGCGCCCCTTCGGCACCGTGATCTCGATGATCATCCAGCAGCGTTTTAGCAGGGAAATCAAGCTGACCATCGCCCTCTTCCTGCTGGGCACCTCCACCGTCGTGATTTCCTTCCTGCCCACCTATGCGCAGATCGGCACCACTTCCATCATCCTGCTGTCCCTGATGCGCATCGCCCAGGGCCTGGCCCAGGGCGGCTCCTGGGACGGCCTGCCCTCGCTCCTGGCCCTGAACGCGCCCGAGCACAAGCGCGGCTGGTACGCGATGCTCGGCCAGCTGTCGGCCCCGCTCGGCTTCCTGATCGCCGCCGGCATGTTCGCTTACCTGCTCGATAACCTGCAGAGCGACGACTTCCTGATCTGGGGCTGGCGTTTCCCCTTCTTCGTCGCCTTCGCGATCAACGTCGTCGCCCTGTTCGCGCGCCTGCGCCTGGTCTCCACCTCGGAATACTCGCGCCTGCTCGACGCCCATGAACTCGATCCGGCACCGGTCGGCGAACTGGTGCGCAACCAGGGCAGCAACATCGTCATCGGCGCCCTCGCCGCGCTGGCCAGCTATGCGCTCTTCCACCTGGTCACCGTGTTCCCGCTGTCGTGGATGCAGCTCTACGACACCCGTCCGATCAGCGGCTTCCTCTACATCCAGATGTGGGGCGCGGCCGTCGCCGCCGTCGGCATCCTGATTTCCGGCCTGGTTGCCGACAAGGTCGGGCGCCGCACGACGCTCGGCACCCTCGCCGCCCTGATCGCCATCTTCTCGGCCTTCGTGCCGATGCTGATCGACGGCGGCGAATCGGGCCAGAATGCCTTCATCCTGATCGGCTTCGGCCTGCTCGGCCTGTCCTACGGCCAGGCTGCCGGCGCGGTCACCTCGAACTTCGAACAGCGTTTCCGCTACACCGGCGCGGCCCTGACCAGCGACCTGGCCTGGCTGGTCGGCGCGGCATTCGCTCCGCTGGTTGCGCTTGGCCTGTCGGCCAACTTCGGCCTCGGTTATGTCAGCCTGTATCTGCTCTCGGGTGCGGTCGGCTCGCTGGCGGCGCTGTCGCTGAACCGCAAGCTGGAGATTCGCGACTAA
- a CDS encoding dienelactone hydrolase family protein encodes MRKVLANIPAGTAVLEGVLELPARPAGVVLFAHGNGSSRFSPRNNMVAAALRAAGIATLLPDLLTREEDAHRSSRFDIDLLTARLHAAAAWLSTEPLSAPLPPGVFGASTGAAAALRLAADSGSSVAAVVSRRGRPDLGGAALEQVLAPTLLVVGGADTAVIELNRLALAALQCEKALEIVPGATHLFEEEGALERVAELACAWFIRHFP; translated from the coding sequence ATGCGCAAGGTACTGGCCAACATCCCGGCGGGCACGGCAGTGCTCGAAGGCGTGCTCGAGCTGCCTGCCAGGCCGGCCGGGGTTGTCCTGTTCGCCCACGGCAATGGCAGCAGCCGTTTCAGTCCGCGCAACAACATGGTGGCGGCGGCCTTGCGCGCCGCAGGCATTGCCACCCTGCTGCCCGATTTGCTGACGCGCGAGGAAGACGCGCATCGCTCCAGCCGTTTCGACATCGACCTGCTCACCGCCCGCCTGCACGCGGCCGCGGCCTGGCTGTCTACCGAGCCCTTGAGCGCACCGCTGCCCCCGGGCGTCTTTGGCGCGAGCACCGGGGCCGCCGCTGCCCTGCGGCTGGCGGCCGATAGCGGAAGCAGCGTGGCGGCCGTCGTCTCGCGGCGCGGCCGGCCCGACCTGGGGGGCGCCGCGCTGGAACAGGTGCTGGCGCCGACGCTGCTGGTCGTGGGCGGCGCAGATACCGCGGTGATCGAACTGAACCGACTGGCCCTTGCTGCCTTGCAGTGCGAGAAGGCGCTGGAAATCGTGCCGGGGGCGACGCATTTGTTCGAGGAAGAAGGCGCGCTCGAGCGTGTGGCCGAGCTGGCGTGCGCGTGGTTCATACGGCACTTCCCGTAA
- a CDS encoding manganese catalase family protein, with protein sequence MFAHNKRLQYTVRVSGPNPGLANLMLEQFGGPQGELAAAMRYFTQAVSEDDPGRKDMLMDIATEELSHLEVIGHIVAMLNKGAKGELAEAVDTEAEMYRKITGAGNDSHVTQVLYGAGTPLVNSAGVPWTAAYIDSITEPTADLRSNIAAEARAKIVYERLIALTDDPGVKEALGFLMTREVAHQKSFEKALYSMESNFPPGKMPVDPRFSSVYFNMSQGPGEMRGPWNQGEKWDFVTDREKQMAVDGGSGEAEVKLPAKDIETLKQMQMRTMSDPSKDPVTGAELGLDPATPKGASAVSKP encoded by the coding sequence ATGTTTGCACATAACAAGCGCCTCCAGTACACCGTCCGGGTCAGTGGTCCCAATCCGGGCCTGGCCAATTTGATGCTGGAGCAGTTCGGCGGCCCGCAGGGCGAGCTTGCCGCAGCGATGCGTTACTTCACGCAGGCCGTATCGGAAGACGATCCAGGCCGCAAGGACATGCTGATGGACATCGCGACCGAAGAGCTGAGCCACCTGGAGGTGATCGGCCACATCGTCGCCATGCTGAACAAGGGTGCCAAGGGTGAACTGGCCGAAGCGGTCGACACCGAAGCCGAGATGTATCGCAAGATCACCGGCGCCGGCAACGACAGCCACGTGACCCAGGTGCTGTACGGCGCCGGCACGCCGCTGGTCAATTCCGCTGGCGTGCCCTGGACCGCGGCCTACATCGACTCGATTACCGAGCCGACCGCCGACCTGCGCTCGAACATCGCCGCCGAAGCGCGCGCCAAGATCGTCTACGAGCGCCTGATCGCGCTGACCGACGACCCGGGTGTGAAGGAAGCGCTGGGCTTCCTCATGACGCGCGAAGTCGCGCACCAGAAATCCTTCGAAAAAGCCCTGTATTCGATGGAGTCGAATTTCCCTCCAGGCAAAATGCCGGTCGATCCGCGCTTCTCCAGCGTCTACTTCAACATGTCGCAGGGTCCCGGCGAGATGCGCGGCCCGTGGAACCAGGGCGAGAAGTGGGACTTCGTCACCGACCGCGAAAAGCAGATGGCGGTCGACGGCGGCTCCGGCGAAGCCGAGGTCAAACTGCCGGCCAAGGACATCGAGACGCTCAAGCAGATGCAGATGCGCACCATGTCCGATCCGTCCAAGGATCCGGTCACGGGCGCCGAGCTCGGCCTCGACCCGGCCACGCCGAAAGGCGCGTCGGCTGTCAGCAAGCCTTGA
- a CDS encoding hemerythrin domain-containing protein has product MFSLNKLSPTITDMIRFDHSHVMVTFHQYTKDKAPSVKKALAETICTALEIHATLEEEVFYPVMRQLDKGEPFVHKAEPEHNDMRRIISELRRTSGSDPRHDKLLLELMRDVIHHVADEETTLLPQAEMLMSKARLSDLGAQMTKRRMELIAPKAGQLAKNHAVGFSGSTAAVVVGVASALFAMRTLVKKPGGGESNNRTWANANSMPHGS; this is encoded by the coding sequence ATGTTTTCACTGAACAAATTGAGCCCGACCATCACCGACATGATCCGCTTCGATCACTCGCACGTGATGGTAACGTTCCACCAGTACACGAAGGACAAGGCGCCAAGCGTCAAGAAGGCGCTGGCCGAAACGATCTGCACCGCCCTGGAAATCCACGCGACGCTGGAAGAAGAAGTGTTCTATCCAGTCATGCGCCAGCTCGACAAGGGCGAACCCTTCGTCCACAAGGCCGAGCCCGAGCACAACGACATGCGCCGCATCATTTCGGAACTGCGCCGCACGAGCGGTTCCGATCCGCGCCACGACAAGCTGCTGCTGGAACTCATGCGCGACGTGATCCACCACGTGGCAGACGAGGAAACGACGCTGCTGCCGCAGGCTGAAATGCTGATGAGCAAAGCCCGCCTGTCGGACCTGGGTGCGCAAATGACCAAGCGCCGCATGGAACTCATCGCGCCGAAAGCCGGGCAGCTGGCGAAGAACCACGCCGTTGGCTTCTCGGGCAGCACCGCCGCCGTGGTCGTCGGCGTTGCCAGCGCCCTGTTCGCGATGCGCACCCTGGTCAAGAAACCAGGCGGGGGCGAGAGCAACAACCGCACCTGGGCCAACGCCAACTCGATGCCGCACGGGAGCTGA